The following proteins come from a genomic window of Vicinamibacterales bacterium:
- the lipA gene encoding lipoyl synthase — MIEAPLHFVKPAAAADAAAPKREPKPEWLKVRAPGSENYLRLRGIMRDLKLNTVCEDAHCPNIGECWHHGTATFMILGDVCTRACTYCAVAHGKPATLDIDEPRRVGEAVEQMNLKYAVITSVDRDDQPDGGAGIFADTIREIKQRLPECRVEVLIPDFKGEAGPLEIVLNAKPDILNHNTETVPRLYRAVRSGGKYARTLALLDRARHFAPGIPTKTGMMMGLGEEHEEVVQVFKDLRNVGVSILTLGQYLRPSNDHAVMTRYYHPDEFRELKRIALGLGFVHVEAGPLVRSSYHAHEQADAATAALAR; from the coding sequence ATGATCGAAGCGCCGTTACATTTCGTGAAGCCGGCCGCCGCCGCTGACGCTGCGGCGCCCAAGCGCGAGCCGAAGCCGGAATGGCTCAAGGTCCGGGCGCCGGGGTCGGAGAACTACCTTCGCCTGCGCGGCATCATGCGCGACCTCAAGCTCAACACGGTCTGCGAAGACGCGCACTGCCCCAACATCGGCGAGTGCTGGCACCACGGCACGGCGACCTTCATGATCCTCGGCGACGTCTGCACGCGCGCCTGCACCTACTGCGCGGTGGCGCACGGCAAGCCCGCCACCCTCGACATCGACGAGCCGCGGCGCGTCGGCGAGGCCGTCGAGCAGATGAACCTGAAGTACGCGGTGATCACCTCGGTCGATCGCGACGACCAGCCCGACGGCGGCGCCGGCATCTTCGCGGACACCATCCGCGAGATCAAGCAGCGCCTGCCCGAGTGCCGCGTCGAAGTGCTGATCCCCGACTTCAAGGGCGAGGCCGGCCCGCTCGAAATCGTGCTCAACGCGAAGCCCGACATCCTCAACCACAACACCGAGACCGTGCCGCGCCTGTATCGGGCCGTGCGCTCGGGCGGCAAGTACGCGCGCACGCTCGCACTGCTCGACCGCGCCCGGCACTTCGCGCCCGGCATCCCGACCAAGACCGGGATGATGATGGGGCTCGGCGAGGAACACGAGGAAGTGGTCCAGGTCTTCAAGGATCTCCGCAATGTCGGCGTCTCGATCCTCACGCTTGGGCAGTACCTGCGGCCGTCGAACGACCACGCCGTGATGACGCGGTATTACCACCCGGACGAGTTCCGGGAACTCAAGCGCATTGCGCTCGGCCTCGGGTTCGTCCACGTCGAAGCCGGCCCGCTGGTCCGCAGTTCGTATCACGCGCACGAACAGGCTGACGCCGCTACCGCTGCTCTCGCTCGCTAG
- a CDS encoding DUF1552 domain-containing protein, with the protein MFITKQHLSRRAVLKGMGASVALPFLEAMTPAGTAFAQAGKRPVRLIAMEMVHGAAGSTTFGIKKNMWAPADTGSAFDLSPTAMKSLEPYRDYLTIVSNTDARNAEAFAAPEIGADHFRTAAVFLTQSKPKQTQGSDVFAGTSFDQIYAQTSGQATPIPSMQLCIENVDQAGGCSYNYSCVYTDTISWASPTDPLPMIRDPRAVFDQLFGVGATPEARRARRRDDQSILDWVSESVADLRRRLGPADRARLADYLEDVREIERRIQKVESANKTGEPRELPGAPVGVPDSFEEHVKLMFDLQAVAFAADTTRIFSFKFSRDVSNRVFPGSGSTAAFHTGSHHLDRDERITDFQKINTYHVGLVPYLLEKLKRIPDGDGNVLDNSLVIYGSAMGNSNLHNHKRCPLFFAGHAGGALKGNRHVRAEDGTPMANAMLTALRGLGVDLNQFGDSTAALDVNAVKS; encoded by the coding sequence ATGTTCATTACCAAGCAGCACTTGTCCCGTCGCGCCGTCCTCAAAGGCATGGGCGCCAGCGTCGCCCTGCCGTTCCTCGAGGCCATGACCCCGGCCGGCACCGCGTTCGCCCAGGCCGGCAAGCGTCCGGTCCGGCTGATCGCCATGGAGATGGTGCACGGCGCCGCCGGCAGCACCACCTTCGGCATCAAGAAGAACATGTGGGCGCCCGCGGACACGGGCAGCGCCTTTGACCTCAGCCCGACGGCGATGAAGTCGCTCGAGCCCTATCGCGATTACCTGACGATTGTCAGCAACACCGACGCGCGCAACGCCGAGGCCTTCGCGGCGCCCGAGATTGGCGCCGATCACTTCCGCACCGCCGCGGTGTTCCTGACCCAGTCGAAGCCGAAGCAGACACAGGGCTCCGACGTGTTCGCCGGCACCTCGTTCGATCAGATCTACGCGCAGACGTCCGGCCAGGCCACGCCGATCCCGTCGATGCAGTTGTGCATCGAGAACGTCGATCAGGCCGGCGGCTGCTCCTACAACTACTCCTGCGTCTACACCGACACCATCAGCTGGGCGTCGCCCACCGATCCGCTGCCGATGATTCGCGATCCCCGCGCGGTGTTCGATCAGCTGTTCGGCGTGGGCGCCACCCCCGAAGCGCGCCGCGCCCGTCGTCGCGACGACCAGAGCATCCTCGACTGGGTGTCGGAATCGGTGGCCGACCTGCGGCGCCGCCTGGGTCCCGCCGATCGCGCCCGCCTCGCGGATTACCTGGAGGACGTGCGCGAGATCGAGCGGCGCATCCAGAAGGTGGAGAGCGCCAACAAGACCGGCGAGCCTCGGGAGCTGCCAGGGGCGCCGGTCGGCGTTCCGGATTCGTTCGAAGAGCACGTCAAGCTGATGTTCGACCTGCAGGCGGTGGCCTTCGCCGCCGACACCACGCGCATCTTCTCGTTCAAGTTCAGCCGCGACGTGTCGAATCGGGTCTTCCCCGGCAGCGGCTCGACGGCCGCGTTCCACACCGGTTCGCACCACCTCGATCGCGACGAGCGCATCACCGACTTCCAGAAGATCAACACGTATCACGTCGGCTTGGTGCCGTACCTGCTCGAGAAGCTGAAGCGCATTCCCGACGGCGACGGCAACGTGCTCGACAACTCGCTCGTGATCTACGGGTCGGCGATGGGCAACTCGAACCTCCACAACCACAAGCGCTGCCCGCTGTTCTTCGCCGGCCACGCCGGTGGCGCCCTCAAGGGCAACCGTCACGTCCGCGCCGAAGACGGCACGCCGATGGCCAACGCCATGCTGACGGCGCTGCGCGGCCTCGGCGTTGACCTCAACCAGTTCGGCGACAGCACCGCCGCCCTCGACGTGAACGCGGTGAAGTCATGA
- a CDS encoding metal-dependent hydrolase, with protein sequence MANLAITWLGHSSFRIRTPGGKELLFDPWYTGNPSFPESARPKKADLILVSHGHSDHITDAAAMAKSTGATVVGNWEIYSWLGSKGVQNMEPMNKGGTITVKGLRVTMTDARHSSSFDDNGIVYLGEPGGFIVKLENGQTIYFAGDTSLFGDMKMIGELYQPDIAFLPIGDRFTMGPDTAAIAAKWLGVKQVVPMHYATFPLLTGTPEQLEQHLAGSGIEVLKLKPGETAQ encoded by the coding sequence ATGGCAAACCTGGCAATCACGTGGTTGGGGCACTCGTCGTTCCGCATCCGCACGCCTGGGGGCAAGGAACTGCTGTTTGACCCCTGGTACACCGGCAATCCGTCGTTTCCGGAATCGGCGCGGCCGAAGAAGGCCGACCTGATCCTGGTCTCCCACGGCCACAGCGACCACATCACCGATGCCGCCGCCATGGCCAAGTCCACCGGCGCCACGGTTGTCGGCAACTGGGAGATCTATTCGTGGCTGGGCAGCAAGGGCGTCCAGAACATGGAGCCCATGAACAAGGGCGGCACGATTACCGTGAAGGGCCTGCGCGTCACCATGACCGATGCGCGGCACAGCAGCAGCTTCGACGACAACGGCATCGTCTACCTGGGCGAGCCGGGCGGCTTCATCGTCAAGCTCGAGAACGGACAGACCATCTATTTCGCCGGCGACACCTCGCTGTTCGGCGACATGAAGATGATCGGCGAGCTCTACCAGCCTGACATCGCGTTCCTGCCGATAGGCGATCGCTTCACGATGGGGCCCGACACCGCCGCCATCGCCGCGAAATGGCTCGGTGTGAAACAGGTGGTGCCGATGCACTACGCGACGTTCCCGCTGCTCACCGGCACGCCGGAACAACTCGAGCAGCACCTGGCGGGGTCGGGGATTGAGGTGTTGAAGCTGAAGCCGGGCGAAACCGCCCAGTAG
- a CDS encoding ankyrin repeat domain-containing protein: protein MKKGLGAWGLGLGQTLNVASAFRRTVATGCIALALAVGLHADTTVADAAKSGDAATVKALLKQGADVNAAQGDGMTALHWAATNGDVAMTQMLLAAGANVRATTRLGGITALHLATQGGQARVAAALIVAGSEPNLTTTTGATPLMLAARSGNTETVTRLVEVGADINAKEKTYGQTALMVAAGLDRADVVRLLLAKGADAKMASTVVDLKALTAPIDGEGRGPAAGGPAPRVDVPGVTRGYRYNELIGAQGGLTALHFAVRQGSANAVRALAEGGVDVNAPSPGDRATPLLVALINGHFDVAAYLVDKGANPNLVSDAGVSPLYATLNVQWAPIAAYPQPRAHLQQSRGYLDVMKLLLDKGADPNVRVRRKVWYSGYNFDQSGVDEVGATPFWRAAYAADVAAMKLLVSYGADPLIPTIKLFSRRGPEDPAAGTDKSGLPVVPIGGPGASPLLAAAGPGYAMGFAGNSHHHSPSGMLPAVKYLVEELGLDVNVVDQDGNTTVHNAAARGDTEMVRYLVSKGADVKKINRAGQTTIDVANGPVQRTQPYPETIKLLESLGAINNHKCVSC, encoded by the coding sequence ATGAAGAAGGGGCTTGGGGCCTGGGGCTTGGGGCTTGGGCAGACGCTCAATGTGGCGTCCGCCTTTAGGCGGACCGTTGCGACCGGCTGTATCGCGTTGGCCCTCGCGGTCGGCCTCCACGCCGATACCACCGTTGCTGACGCCGCCAAGAGCGGTGATGCCGCCACGGTGAAGGCCCTCCTCAAGCAGGGCGCCGACGTCAACGCCGCGCAAGGCGACGGCATGACCGCCCTCCACTGGGCCGCGACCAACGGCGACGTGGCGATGACCCAGATGCTGCTGGCGGCCGGGGCCAACGTGCGCGCCACCACGCGCCTGGGCGGCATCACCGCGCTGCACCTCGCCACCCAGGGCGGGCAGGCGCGAGTGGCCGCCGCGTTGATTGTCGCGGGCTCCGAGCCGAATCTCACGACGACGACGGGGGCGACGCCGCTGATGCTGGCGGCGCGGTCCGGCAACACCGAAACGGTGACGCGCCTGGTCGAAGTGGGCGCCGACATCAACGCCAAGGAGAAGACCTACGGGCAAACCGCGCTGATGGTGGCCGCCGGCCTCGACCGCGCCGACGTCGTCCGCCTTTTGCTGGCCAAGGGCGCCGACGCGAAAATGGCGTCGACCGTGGTGGACCTGAAGGCGCTCACCGCGCCGATCGATGGCGAAGGTCGCGGTCCAGCGGCCGGGGGCCCGGCGCCACGCGTGGACGTGCCCGGCGTCACGCGCGGCTATCGTTACAACGAGTTGATTGGCGCGCAGGGCGGGCTCACCGCGTTGCACTTCGCCGTCCGGCAGGGCAGCGCCAACGCGGTGCGCGCGCTGGCCGAAGGCGGGGTCGATGTGAATGCACCCAGTCCCGGCGACCGGGCGACGCCATTGCTGGTCGCGCTCATCAACGGGCACTTCGATGTCGCGGCCTACCTCGTGGACAAGGGCGCCAACCCGAACTTGGTGAGCGATGCCGGCGTGTCGCCGCTCTACGCCACGCTCAACGTGCAGTGGGCGCCGATTGCGGCGTACCCCCAGCCGCGCGCTCACCTGCAGCAGTCGCGCGGCTACTTGGATGTGATGAAGCTGTTGCTCGACAAGGGCGCCGATCCCAATGTCCGCGTGCGTCGAAAGGTGTGGTACTCCGGCTACAACTTCGATCAGTCCGGCGTGGACGAAGTGGGAGCGACCCCGTTCTGGCGCGCCGCCTATGCCGCGGACGTGGCGGCTATGAAGCTGCTGGTGTCGTATGGCGCCGATCCGCTCATCCCCACCATCAAGCTGTTCTCGCGCCGGGGGCCTGAGGATCCGGCTGCGGGCACCGACAAGTCCGGCCTGCCGGTGGTCCCGATCGGTGGTCCCGGTGCGTCGCCTCTGCTGGCCGCCGCGGGACCGGGCTACGCCATGGGCTTTGCCGGGAACTCGCACCATCATTCGCCGAGCGGCATGCTGCCGGCGGTGAAGTACCTCGTCGAGGAACTCGGCCTCGATGTGAATGTTGTCGATCAGGACGGCAACACCACCGTGCACAACGCGGCGGCGCGAGGCGACACCGAGATGGTGCGCTACCTCGTGTCAAAGGGCGCGGATGTGAAGAAGATCAATCGAGCGGGGCAGACGACGATCGATGTCGCCAATGGGCCGGTGCAGCGGACGCAGCCGTATCCGGAAACCATCAAGTTGCTCGAGAGCCTGGGCGCCATCAACAATCACAAGTGCGTTTCCTGCTAG
- a CDS encoding DUF1592 domain-containing protein: MKRLLSIPILVCLLALPLAAREQTPAKPIPTPAASHAVAMPATTQVEVVSQYCATCHSERGKAGGLSLAGWDTKRASDHRDVTEKMIHKLRAGMMPPSGAKRPADAVMAQLVGALESRMDAIAAADPNPGWRPFQRLNRAEYAREIKYLLGLDVDVTAFLPADTISDGFDNVADVQTFSPTLMEGYLRAASRIAMLAIGDPESTATQATFKLPKTASQMERVDGAPPGTRGGISVEHIFPADGEYVFSLDFFAEPLGFLFGNTVTGEQIEVSLDGARLAVFTIDPKMSEEKTGLTVKTAPLSVKAGPHRVTAAFIQRYEGLINDLIAPIDHTMADTEIGTAFGITTLPHLRSLSVVGPHKVTGVSDTPSRRQVFTCRPMSAADEDVCAAQIVRGLATHAFRRPVAEKDLVRLLSFYARGRKEKNFEFGITKALEAVLASPQFLLRVEEQPARLATSNYRLADYELASRLSFFLWGTGPDSELLKLAGRGGLSLPGALTKQARRMLASPRADALATRFAAQWLRLQDLERVIPDPILYPYSDRTLSLALKKETELFFDSLVREDRSLFELLTADYTFANERVARHYGIPNVTGPAFRRVPVPEERRGILGHGSVLTLTSIADRTSPVMRGKWVMEVLLGSPPPPPPPNVPALEETKGTTDTGAALSVRQRMEQHRSNPACTSCHRVIDPLGLALEPFDATGKWRVKDGGAVVDASGVLFDGTKIDGPAGLRAAVLRHKDAFLLSFTRSFMTYALGRRIEAADMPAVRKVIRAAEAQNYRMSAFVNGVIQSSAFQMARAQASEPSTTTMAPASAQARQE, translated from the coding sequence GTGAAGCGCCTTCTCTCGATTCCGATATTGGTGTGTCTCCTCGCGCTGCCCCTGGCCGCCCGGGAACAGACCCCCGCAAAGCCCATCCCGACGCCCGCCGCGTCGCACGCCGTGGCCATGCCGGCAACGACGCAGGTCGAGGTGGTGTCGCAATACTGCGCGACCTGCCATAGCGAGCGCGGCAAGGCCGGCGGGCTGTCACTGGCGGGGTGGGACACCAAGCGGGCCTCCGATCACCGCGACGTCACCGAGAAGATGATTCACAAGCTGCGCGCCGGCATGATGCCGCCGAGCGGCGCCAAGCGGCCGGCGGACGCCGTGATGGCGCAGTTGGTGGGCGCGCTCGAGTCGCGGATGGATGCCATCGCCGCCGCGGATCCGAATCCCGGCTGGCGTCCCTTCCAGCGCCTGAACCGCGCCGAGTACGCGCGCGAGATCAAATACCTGCTCGGCCTCGACGTCGACGTCACCGCGTTCCTGCCCGCCGACACCATCAGCGACGGCTTCGACAACGTCGCCGACGTGCAGACCTTCTCGCCGACCTTGATGGAAGGCTACCTGCGCGCCGCCAGCCGCATCGCCATGCTCGCCATCGGCGACCCTGAGAGCACCGCGACCCAGGCCACCTTCAAGCTGCCCAAGACCGCGTCGCAGATGGAACGTGTGGACGGCGCGCCGCCCGGCACGCGCGGCGGCATTTCAGTGGAGCACATCTTCCCGGCGGACGGCGAGTACGTGTTCAGCCTCGACTTTTTCGCTGAGCCGCTCGGGTTCCTGTTTGGCAACACGGTCACCGGTGAGCAGATCGAAGTGTCGCTGGACGGTGCCCGGCTCGCGGTGTTCACCATCGACCCGAAGATGAGCGAGGAGAAGACCGGCCTCACCGTCAAGACCGCGCCGCTCAGTGTCAAGGCCGGCCCGCATCGCGTGACCGCGGCGTTCATTCAGCGCTACGAAGGCCTGATCAACGACCTGATCGCGCCGATCGATCACACGATGGCGGATACCGAGATCGGCACCGCCTTTGGCATCACCACGCTGCCGCACTTGCGTAGCCTGAGTGTCGTCGGGCCGCACAAGGTGACCGGCGTGTCGGATACGCCGAGCCGGCGCCAGGTGTTCACGTGCCGGCCGATGTCGGCGGCCGATGAAGACGTCTGCGCCGCGCAGATCGTGCGCGGCCTCGCCACGCACGCGTTCCGGAGACCGGTGGCTGAGAAGGACCTGGTACGGCTGCTGTCGTTCTATGCCCGCGGCCGCAAGGAGAAGAACTTCGAGTTCGGGATCACGAAGGCGCTCGAAGCCGTGCTCGCCAGCCCGCAGTTCCTGCTCCGGGTGGAAGAGCAGCCGGCGCGCCTGGCCACCAGCAACTATCGGCTTGCCGACTACGAATTGGCCTCGCGGCTGTCGTTCTTCCTGTGGGGGACCGGTCCCGATTCCGAACTGCTGAAGCTGGCCGGCCGTGGCGGCCTCAGCCTGCCGGGTGCCTTGACGAAGCAGGCGCGCCGCATGCTGGCGTCACCGCGCGCGGATGCGCTGGCGACCAGGTTCGCCGCGCAGTGGCTGCGTCTGCAGGATCTGGAACGCGTGATACCGGATCCGATCCTGTATCCGTATTCCGACCGGACGCTGTCCCTCGCGCTCAAGAAAGAGACCGAGCTGTTCTTCGACAGCCTGGTCCGCGAGGATCGCAGCCTGTTCGAGCTGCTGACCGCCGACTACACGTTCGCCAACGAGCGTGTGGCGCGCCACTACGGCATCCCCAACGTCACCGGCCCGGCCTTCCGCCGCGTGCCCGTGCCCGAGGAACGCCGCGGCATTCTGGGCCACGGCAGCGTGCTCACGCTCACCTCCATCGCCGATCGCACCTCGCCGGTCATGCGCGGCAAGTGGGTGATGGAAGTGCTGCTCGGGTCGCCGCCGCCACCACCGCCGCCCAACGTGCCGGCTCTCGAAGAGACCAAGGGCACCACCGACACGGGCGCGGCGCTGTCGGTGCGCCAGCGGATGGAGCAGCACCGCAGCAACCCGGCCTGCACCTCGTGCCACCGCGTGATCGACCCACTCGGCCTCGCGCTCGAGCCCTTCGACGCCACCGGCAAATGGCGCGTGAAAGACGGCGGCGCGGTCGTGGATGCCTCGGGCGTCCTCTTCGATGGCACCAAAATCGACGGCCCCGCCGGCTTGCGTGCTGCGGTGTTGCGTCACAAGGACGCGTTCCTTCTCAGTTTCACGCGCAGCTTCATGACCTACGCGCTGGGCCGCCGCATCGAAGCCGCCGACATGCCGGCCGTGCGCAAGGTCATTCGCGCCGCCGAGGCGCAGAACTACCGGATGAGCGCGTTTGTGAACGGCGTCATCCAGTCGAGTGCGTTCCAGATGGCCCGCGCGCAAGCCTCGGAACCTTCAACCACGACGATGGCCCCGGCTTCCGCTCAGGCACGGCAGGAATAA